Below is a genomic region from Doryrhamphus excisus isolate RoL2022-K1 chromosome 16, RoL_Dexc_1.0, whole genome shotgun sequence.
GCTGGAATCCACAAAGGAAGACAACATTTGGTCGAGCTTTAAACATCTATTTTGCTGTAAATATTGCTGGGTTAGGAATTGTGCCGAATTTGAATCCTGAATGGAAATTACAATGAACGGGGTCTCCTGCGCAAATTtatttatacacaaaataagtctAGAAATGCTTAAAGCAAATCTCCAAGGCACAAAACGtagtttaacaaaaaaaaaaaaaaaaaaaaagaatgtactTCAATTCGGGCTCTGCTAACTCGGTAAATTTGAAAAAAGGAAGCTAGGTAACATGGCAAGGTCGTGGTTAAATGCGAGACTTGTACATGTGTGAGTTTACGCGGCTACTAGACTTATCACGCTAACACATTTTCCTGGTTGATAATTGTGACATGTCATTATTGTAATTCACATTTCAACCACCAGATGGTGCTAAAGTGTAGTGCACCTGTGTTGAGCCACATTAGCTTAACACAGAagtactattcattcattttctaccgctttccctcacgagggtcacttgggggggggggggggttggagcctatcccagctgtcttcggacgagagaggcggggtacaccctggactggtggccagccaatcacagggcacatatagacaaacaaccattcacactcacattcatatctatggacaatttggagtcgctaattaacctagcatgttttttttttttttggaatgtgggaggaaaccggagtccccggacggggagaacatgcaaactccacacagagatagccgagggtggaattgaactcgggtcgccgagctgtgacgcctgcatgctaaccactcgaccaccgtgcagccgctaatcatattcattcattttctaccgtttatcctcatgagggtggcgggggtgctggagcctatcccagctgtcttcgggcgagagaggcggggtacaccctggactggtggccagccaatcacagggcacatatagacaaacaaccattcacactcacattcatacctatggacaatttggagtcgctaattaacctagcatgttttttttttggaatgtgggaggaaaccagagtacccggagaaaattggacttgaaccctggtctcctagctgtgaggtctgcgcgctaaccactcgcccacagAAGTACTATGTTGTTTAAAATCAATTTTTATGTAAATTACGTTGTTGTTGAGAAAAATCACTttgttcattctgtttaaaACCGAGGCTGAacgagaggtctcactctgtatGTTTATTCCACTATAGAACCAATGCGCACAAacagatgcagagtgaaccctcttgtcatccagagaccttttttttgtattattatcgTTCGATTTATTGAAACAAGTGATTGGTGACTCGAGTGAATCAAGGATCCGATTCATTTTATGACAATGATTCGGGTAGCCGATGCACATGTGCGAGTTTCTGCACTCGGGTAAATTGAGTACCGAATCCACATATGTTCGTGACTAGTGATTCATGTGCACCGAGTACCCGATTCACAACTTGTAAAGCTCCGTGATGGATGACCTGAGTAAATTGAGTACCTGATTCACGCAAGTGACTTCAGTGTTCGGAGTAGCCGATTCATTCGAGTTTCCACACCGTATGTATTTGTTGCACATGAGCGACTCTTGTGAATCGAGTACCCGAGTCACGTAACGTTCGCCAGGTGCACTTGGTGATGGCTGATCCGAGTTAATCGAGTACCTGATTTACATGCGTTCAGTAACGAATGACTCCTAAGAGAATCAAAAGAATCAATTTTCCCTAACAACATTCCTAACAACTAAACTACAAATATTCCATGCAAATGAACATTTCCGAAGCGAAAATTCAAAATGGCACATGAGTTCACCCCTGCTGGAAGTTTTTTCTTTTGGAGGGAAAATCTAAGCCGCAACGACATACGTTGTTCCGTGTTGTGTCCGTCCTGAAAAAAGGCACCCTCAAGTGTTGGGAATTGTGGATCATTGAATCCATGAGAGGAATCTCGCTGGTGATCTTCACAATATGTTTGCAGGGACTCCATGCCTCGCTGTTGGGATTCTTTGGAAAAGTTGTAGAATTCCACATTTGGACTACAATGATGCCGGTCAGAGGAAAAACAAGCTTGGATCACTTCCGAATCCGATGTGGGAATGAACTTCAGGCTTTTGTTTAGCGTCGCTTAGTCAGAGGCCGTCCCTCTCGAATGTGCTTTGTATTCCGTTTTTCCGATTTCACCTTCTCCCGTCCTTTCCTCAGACGGCGTGGAGGCGGAGTCCCTCTCGCCTCGCTGTCATCCTGAGTGCTGGACGTATCCATCCCGTCTTGCTCCTCGGGAATGTTGGAAATAACACCACTGCTTCCGTCGAGAATGTTCCTGAGGGAGGGGTCTTCTGGCGTGCAGGTGGCAGTGGTGCCGCTCTCACTGCTGCTCAAGTCCTGGTCTTCGCTGTACCTTCCGCTTCTTCCGGGATGCGGAAGCGACGAAGCCCTGAGCGACGGCCTTTCCCGCTCCACTTCACGGATGTTATGCTGAGGCTCGTTCATATCCACACCGGAATCCAGGCTGGTGTCGttgctgctgggggggcggtggcGGCTCTGCAGCTCAATTATGGAATGCCGCACCTGAGCGGCCGGTTTTCCATCTAAGGAGACAAACCAAGCTCTGGGATGGGATGACGACGATTTTCCCCGCGTCAGCTCCAACAACGTGTGCTCTGAGATCAGTTGCAGCTGTCTCGGAACGCCGTGACCACCGCTGAAGGCGTCCATCCCGGCTGCTTCGTTGAGGGTTCCCGGTACTGAGACCGAGGACTCGAGGAGGTTACTATAGCGACCCCACTCTTTGCTGGGCGGAGTTTCCAGAGACTTGGGATCATCCTGGTTGCTTTCCTGTTGGTCGTTTTGGACTTTTCCGAGTGTCTGAGTGTAGCTGTCTTTACTCGGAGCCTCGGAATCAAACTCGTTTCCGTTGCGGGGGAATGTCGCCGACTTGCAGCCGGCTTTCTGGGAATCTTGGGGTGCCGGAATGATTGCCACCGACTGGTTGTAAATATGAAGCAGCTTATCCGGGAAGTTTATGTTGCTGTGTTCTATTCTGCTCCGAAGTCGAGATACTTCCTCGTTGCTGATGTAGTGAGGATGAGGAGTTGAAATATTCTCGTAAAAAGGAGCCGTCCGCCGCCCGGATGGATCCTCGACGTAAATATTGTAGTTGGCTTTGTGCCTCGGAGTGGAAGAAGGATCACATTGGACACTGCAGGAAGCTAGCATGTTCTCACCTGAGTGGAACAGCAGACCTTCTTCCATGTGCATGGAGGTGGTTTGGTCCTTTTTCACCACTGTGAGTTTGGAAAAACGGGCACGCCTTTTCCCGGGATCTCGGTGGGAATTGCTAGAAAAACATTTCAGTCAATTATTAGCAAAACATTATCGTAATTAATTAGATTTCTTACCCGCAGTGACACAACAGGAGTGACAGAAATCCAATCACGACAACAAGCGTTCCCGCCAGTATTCCCGCCAACAGGAGCGTGTGGTGGGACATGAAATCCAAAAAGATTCCATAGCCATGGTGATCTAACACATGATCATACAGAACATCAGCATCGAATACAACACCGAAGCAacctcacattcatattcaccATTGGATGGTAGGGGGGCGGCGATCCAGCATCCCAGGTGGGAAGCGGTGTAAGTCCAAACCAGCTCCTCACCGGCTGTCTTCACTACTCCCAGACCTTGATTCTCCCAGGCACCTCAAAGTAATCATTCAAGAGATATTATATACTGGACTTGGGTAACCTTCCTGGTCCGGGCACCAACATGGGCTCCGACTGAGAACCTTCAGAATGTGAGTCAGGCTGAAGACCCAGACTGgcttttatggtaatggtaatggtaatggtaatgctaatgataatgctaatggtttaatttcatttgaacatgcatcagattacaattgaatgcatcccataatcagttcccagttccacatgtccaaaaggagtaggaagaagcaaagcttattaaatcctacccctccatctggtacttttacaatcagtaactgttacatttgttcacttcctgctttcctaatatatatattttttcccatccatccatctaaccctaaccctattaatttttttccccaaaacacaaaaataaataaataaataaaaaatatacaaatccTAATTTTTGCCCACTAGTAAGCGCCCCATGGAGAAAAGAGTGGACAGTGGTGCGCTATGGGAGGGGGCGCTCTCGTAGAGACCAAACATGGGGAGATTGTCCCCGAACAAGAGGGTTCCGCAGGGCCCCTGCTTCCGGAGACCGGGGAGGGGGCCGGGCCCAGGGGAAGGACCGTGcatttccctcctcctcctcagctaGAGGGGGAGGGGCGGATTCTGTGCTgacgcctaaccctaacccctaacacttaacccctaacccctaacccctaaccctacccctaaccctaaccctaaccctaaccctaaccctaaccctaaccccctaaccctaatcctaaccccctaaccccgaACCCTAACcgtagccctaaccctaaccccctaatcctaaccccctaaccccctaaccctcaCCCCCTAACTCTAACCTCCTAACCCTGTAACCCTCTAacacccctaatcctaaccccctaaccctaacccctaaccctaatcctaaccccctaaccccctaaccctcaccccctaactctaaccccctaaccctgtAATCCTCTAacacccctaaccctaaccccctaacccctaaccctaaaccctaaaccctaactcctaaccccctaaccctaatcctaaccccctaaccctaagccctaaaccctaactctaaccccctAATCCCCTAACCCCGAACAATAACcgtaaccgtaaccctaaccccctaaccccctaaccctaaccccataaccctaaccccctaacccaaacccctaatcccctaaccccaaccctaacacctaaccttaaccctaacccctaacccctaacccctaaccctaagccctaacccctaagcctaaccccctaacccctaaccccctaaccataaccctatggacaatttggagtggccagtgAACTAAACAAGACTGAGCAGCGAGAGCTAGTTGGTCATGGCTGGTCCCAccaactataaatgtaatttttgcacTAAAATGTATCATTCGCtatcaaacaaaagaaaatacaacgTACTTATGAAAGTTGAGATATCATACCAGGGACCCTTTAATGCGTGACAGTGACTCCTACCTGTCTGGAGGTTGAAGGCCCAGGCTGGTACGGTGTCGGAGGCGCGGAGGCGGGTGCTGCCCCCGAGAGGCACGCTGACCTGGATGGGTCCTCGAACCTGGAGCTCTTTTCCACCCACATAGAGAAGGACACTGATCGCAGCCACCGGTTTCAGCTCAATGCTTTTAAAACCTGGGTTTGATACCGACGAACTGTAATTTGACGGTTGCATGTATAGAACGTACTATGCAGTTTTTCCGGTCCGGTACTTGACACCCACCTGATCCGTTGGCGACAATGCCTGGCGTGCAGTTGTCACAGTCCTTGGCTATCTGTGGCACGGTCAGGTAAGCCGTCACTGACGAGATGTTGCTCCTGTCGGGTTGTGCCAGGAGGTTCTTGGGGAACATTATCTTTGGTTGGGAGGCACTGTCTGTGTGAAAAGGGACCCGAAACAACCGCAGTTACCTTTTTCTAACGGCAAGACTTCCCACTTGGGCCCTGCGCTGACTTACCGGGTAACTTGGCTGTGATCAGCACCGAGTCCTCAAACAGCCAGATGTTGCCTTGCCTCTGAGGGATCAGCAGCAACGTCACAGCGGAGAAGACTGAGGGATGACCACATCCATTAGAACATTGAATGGGAATCTTGCAGAGAAACACTTTGTTAGCCTAGTTATgggttaccacttccacacagaatgcgaGGAGAGACATTGAGCAGATAGCACTCAACTCTGAAGggctttttaatgttaaatttgaCTCTGTTTTCTTCGAATTTAACAAAGGAAGACAccaaaaatctaccacttccacacagactgCGAGGAGAGATATTGAGCACAGAGCACTCAACTCTGAAGggctttttaatgttaaatttgaCTCTGTTTTCTTGTAATTTAACAAAGGAAGATGccaaaaatctaccacttccacacagaatgcgaGGAGAAATATTGAGCAGATAGCACTCAACTCTGAAGggctttttaatgttaaatttgactttcttttcttttaatttaacaACGGAAGATGccaaaaatctaccacttccacacagattgcGAGGAGAGACATTGAACAGATAGCACTCAACTCTGAAGggctttttaatgttaaatttgaCTATGTTTTCTTCGAATCTAACAAAGGAAGACGccaaaaatctaccacttccacacagaatgcgaGGAGAGATATTGAGCAGATAGCACTCAACTCTGAAGGGCTTTCTAATGTTAAATTTGACTCTGTTTTCTTCGAATTTAACAAAGGAAGACGccaaaaatctaccacttccacactgaatgcgAGGTGAGATATTGAGCAGATAGCACTCAACTCTGAAGagctttttaatgttaaatttgactttgttttctttgaatttAACAAAGGAAGATGccaaaaatctaccacttcccCACTGAATGCGAGGAGAGATATTGAGCAGATAGCACTCAACTCTGAAGGGCTTTGTAATGTtaaatttgactttgttttcttttaatttaacaACGGAAGACGccaaaaatctaccacttccacacagaatgtgagGAGAGACATTGAGCAGATAGCACTCAACTCTGAAGggctttttaatgttaaatttgaGTCTGTTTTCTTCCAATTTAACAAAGACGccaaaaatctaccacttccacaacgaATGCGAGGCGAGACATTGAGTAGATAGCACTCAACTCTGAAGggctttttaatgttaaatttgaCTCTGTTTTCTTGTAATTTAACAAAGGAAGACGccaaaaatctaccacttccacacagaatgcgaGGAGAGATATTGAGCAGATAGCACTCAACTCTGAAGggctttttaatgttaaatttgaCTCTGTTTTCTTGTAATTTAACAAAGGAAGATGccaaaaatctaccacttccacacagaatgcgaGGAGAAATATTGAGCAGATAGCACTCAACTCTGAAGggctttttaatgttaaatttgactttcttttcttttaatttaacaACGGAAGATGccaaaaatctaccacttccacacagattgcGAGGAGAGACATTGAACAGATAGCACTCAACTCTGAAGggctttttaatgttaaatttgaCTATGTTTTCTTCGAATCTAACAAAGGAAGACGccaaaaatctaccacttccacacagaatgcgaGGAGAGATATTGAGCAGATAGCACTCAACTCTGAAGGGCTTTCTAATGTTAAATTTGACTCTGTTTTCTTCGAATTTAACAAAGGAAGACGccaaaaatctaccacttccacactgaatgcgAGGTGAGATATTGAGCAGATAGCACTCAACTCTGAAGagctttttaatgttaaatttgactttgttttctttgaatttAACAAAGGAAGATGccaaaaatctaccacttcccCACTGAATGCGAGGAGAGATATTGAGCAGATAGCACTCAACTCTGAAGGGCTTTGTAATGTtaaatttgactttgttttcttttaatttaacaACGGAAGACGccaaaaatctaccacttccacacagaatgtgagGAGAGACATTGAG
It encodes:
- the fam171b gene encoding family with sequence similarity 171 member B; this translates as MPDAERRLTPLLLFVPSLLLVSCLDATVGAAEEGGGLPPASPGDNGLTVATAPPSPGATALTEDPRFALKVLVRDLVTRQLLPGASVGVYVNHTLSGSTRIGEKGDAVLWVPYSPGLRLTLVGTMEGYVPRSLPWSTTRRPVFSAVTLLLIPQRQGNIWLFEDSVLITAKLPDSASQPKIMFPKNLLAQPDRSNISSVTAYLTVPQIAKDCDNCTPGIVANGSGFKSIELKPVAAISVLLYVGGKELQVRGPIQVSVPLGGSTRLRASDTVPAWAFNLQTGAWENQGLGVVKTAGEELVWTYTASHLGCWIAAPLPSNDHHGYGIFLDFMSHHTLLLAGILAGTLVVVIGFLSLLLCHCGNSHRDPGKRRARFSKLTVVKKDQTTSMHMEEGLLFHSGENMLASCSVQCDPSSTPRHKANYNIYVEDPSGRRTAPFYENISTPHPHYISNEEVSRLRSRIEHSNINFPDKLLHIYNQSVAIIPAPQDSQKAGCKSATFPRNGNEFDSEAPSKDSYTQTLGKVQNDQQESNQDDPKSLETPPSKEWGRYSNLLESSVSVPGTLNEAAGMDAFSGGHGVPRQLQLISEHTLLELTRGKSSSSHPRAWFVSLDGKPAAQVRHSIIELQSRHRPPSSNDTSLDSGVDMNEPQHNIREVERERPSLRASSLPHPGRSGRYSEDQDLSSSESGTTATCTPEDPSLRNILDGSSGVISNIPEEQDGMDTSSTQDDSEARGTPPPRRLRKGREKVKSEKRNTKHIREGRPLTKRR